One Triticum dicoccoides isolate Atlit2015 ecotype Zavitan chromosome 3B, WEW_v2.0, whole genome shotgun sequence genomic window, GATGCACAGAGTTCGAAAAGGCTGAAGCGAAAAATATCAAGGTCATATATTAAATATCACACATTCATTAAAAACAAAGCCATAAGGAAAGATAAAATTACATTCAGATATTTGGGGCGGCGAAACATTCTTCCTCCTGTCTTAATTGGTGGTGCGTCGTTGGCATAACTCCAAGCTGCCTCTGGGCCTCTACCTCAGCAGAGCAGACTTTGTTAAACTGAAAAGCCCATAGAAGCAACGACCGGAAAGTCGTCAATGCAAACTAGAAAACGTTGGGTGGATCCTAGAAGACAGAGACTCGACTCCACATGCACTCCGTCGGTGATAAACATACCAACGAAACAGAAAAATAGCGAGGAGAACAATTTTCTTAGATAGGGACATCGCCACCCTCAAACCGGACTCAAAGAGTCCTACAGAAAACCTAGAAAAAAAAATCACCAAACCCATCCAAGACGATGCCGCGACATCCTCTTCTCTAGTGTCCTAGTCAGGTCAGCCGGCCGTTGAAGATCACCGTGCTGGATCACCGACGCCGCTGTCAAGCATTGCCTGTCAAGAGCCACAACTCAACCACACATCACCGTTGTTCGTCCTGCCGAGAAATTCGTTGAGTATATATGGAAAAAAAATTACTTTTAGATATTTTCTAATTTATATATAAATATTCATGCTTCCGGGGAACATTTATATAAGTTTTGCCTCTGGTccattttagtctgcatataagttttgtctgaagtgagacttatatgcagactaaaatgaCGAACAAATCTTATATACGGACTAAAAAGAAAGTCATAAGTATGTCCATCTAACCATCGGTAAATTGTTCAAGAAAAATACTCATGCACGTTTAAGTtagtttttcaaatttgaaaactagccTTTTGTGATTTTTTTATTATCTCTGACTCATCCTTGATAATTTTAACTTTGGCCTTTTTCAtgctcaaaaaaaaagaaaactttGACCTTTTTCAAACCGAAGGGTTGCGCGGTTCGGTGGGGATGTGACGCGTGCTGCATGCAGCTGCTCCTGCTGGCGTGGGGCGCGTGAGTTTTTCAACAACTGGCATTCATCGTTACTCCCTTCGTTGCTAAGTTTTCTAAAATTAGCAAAACGCGTGAatttatactctaaaatatgtctacatacattcataCATAACCAATATTGAAATCTTAGAAAAAACTTATATTTCGAAACGGAGGCACctttttctcctccccctcttccgtTCCATTTGAACACTCCCCTCCGATTTACCTCATCTCATGTCCTCCCTCGGCCGCCGCTCTTGCTCTGTTcctccgtagatagatctggtaACCATCGAATCCTTGCTCTAGTCTGTTCATTTCTTTATGCAGCTGTTGTTTCATTCAGTCTCCTTCACGCTGCATCTTCCCTTGTTTTTTTGCAGGCCATCTATAAGGACAGGTGCGCTCATGTCGCAGGAACCGGAGCGTGCGGCGATGGCGGCCGCGTCCGGCGAGCTTCCGCCTGCTGCTACAAGGGAGAAGAAAGATCCGGGTTTTGCAGAATCCTCTCCGGCGGTCCCGGCCATGGCGGCCGAAGATGGGTGGTCCACGCTTCCGGGCGACCTCGTCCGCCGCATCGCCGACTCCTTCCTCGACGACAACGACCTCGACTGGTACATGGACTACCGCGCCGTCTGCACCGGCTGGCGCGCCGCCACCGACGACCCCCGCTTTCGCTCGAGCCGGTGGATCGTCCTCGACGAGGCCTGCCAGAGCCAAGGGAATCTGCTCCTGTTGAACACCCACACCGGCCGCTTCCTCCGCAAGAATCTTCTGCAGGTCGGCGACTACCACGTCGTGGCCACCACTCTCGACGGCTACTTCGTTCTCGCAGAAAAAACCGCTCCTCACGCCGCCCGCGTCCTCAACCCTCTTACTGGCGCCGTGATCCGTTTCGCGGCGCCCGTGCCCCCCGATGTGGGAATTGCTGATGTCATTTCCCCCCACGGCTCTTCGCTCCGGCTCGCCGTGTTCTCCGACTCATCTCGCAAGGCTTACTCGGCGGCTCCTCACAATAACAGTTTCGTCAGATACAACCATAACCAGCCATCAGATTACGATTTCTACCGGAAGGCGGTCGTGGGTGGTGTCTACGCAAGCTTTTCTGAAGCATCCGTTGTTCGTGAGATGATTATTTGCTTAGGCAAATTGCTGCCGGTTAATCTTGCTCCTGTGACCGAGGTTTTCTCCCTTGATCTTCCTGGGCATGGGTACGGCATGCGGTGTTTCCTAGTGGATTTGCATGGGCATATATGTATCGTCATGAAGATCTTGAATCCACAGGGAGTCTTGGCTCTCTTTGCTTACCAATTTGACACCGAGACAGGTATCCTCTGGCGTCTGAAGACCACAGACAGATATGCGATCTTCATCGGAGACCACAGGTGCTTCTCCGTCGATGTTGATGAGTTCCCAGGAACTGAGCCAGACTGTGTGTACTACATTCAACATTTGGGTTCGTCCGCTCATATCAGCAAGTGCAACATCAAGGACAACAAAATAGAGAGGATCTCTGAAGCTGCAGATTTTGTGAAGCAGGACAACAAGTTTGTCCTGGTCGCTGACCGTCCTTACACCATCATCCACCTTCTCGCCAGCTACACCATCAACAACCCGGATTCTCAACTGGCCTTGCAACAGATTCCATAAGGCATCGGCAGATCGGGTAGTGATTTCGGTCCGACAAGAAGGCTATGCATTTGCTAAGTAATGCTTCTTGTTTCCCTTCTAGTCTTTCGTTTAGTTATTATGGTTATCATGCCTTGCCTGGTTAAGAGTAAGAAACAGGTAGATTCTATGTTAGATCACCTTTAGTGGAAGTGTAGTTTGATGTCTTAATTGGTACTATTTGGTATCAACCTAATGCGACATCTATTATATATCGTGCTTGATGGATGCTATCTTATTTAGATGTGTCCACTAGTTCTTCTCTTGTATTACTACTTCCTAGCAAATGCAATGTGGTGCTTAATTTCTGGTAGTAGTAAATGTTGGCCCAATGTTTGTCAACTTCTGGATTTTGCTCTTTCAATGGAACCATCTTTGCAATTTCATGTACTGTACAAGAAATGGTGTTAGATTTGCTTACTGACGGTTTGTCGAGCTGCTGTACAATGTGGCCTGGGCATACAACTGGGTGTGAAAGGAATCTTTCATCTATTTTTGTAATGCTCTAATACGTCTATGCTTGAGTCCCTTGAACTAATTGCATTTGTACGTAGTTTGTTCGTTGCATTTATGGGCATTACTAAAGAAACACAATCTGCAGCATGAATGTTGTTATTAAAGATGTTCTCTGCTTATAAATATTTGTCACGCAGTTGGCCATTGCTGTTTCTACAAGGGTATTGTAGATTCTGTATCTTTTTTGTACTACATTTACATAGATTTTATCCTGTTTAGACAATGCGTGTGTCCACCTGATCACCGAATCAGAGAAGTAGATCGGCTATCAGGAGCTCAAAATGTCCTTGTACTGCTGCAACAGTAAGCAGAGAACAGATGTTGGAAGTATCATAGGCTAGTGGATGAACTACTCTGAAACATCAGTTCTAACCATACCTTGTATGATTTCTTCTTCATCTAGAACTGCAGCGCCATCGGTTTGTTGTCAGAGAACGATGTGTTTAGGCGTTTCTTAGTTGTAGCTGCAGTTGATGGGTCAATCATTCAGTTTGCTTCTACTATAGATTCTATCCTCACGCAACTGCTGGACACTTGAAGTCTgcatttcactagtagaaaagggggcaatggtccaggccgggtcagcccattagtcccggttcaatccagaaccgggaccaatgggggcattggacccggttcgtgagccccgggggccggccgggccacgtgggccattggtcccggttcgtctggacccggttggtgggaccaatgtgccttggtcctggcccaccaccatttgtcccggttggtggcttgaaccgggaccaaaggcttccctttagtcccggttcaagccacgaaccgggaccaattaattgcctatatatacccctcgcccgcgagcagagcactctcactgctctgtttttcgtggccggcgaggagagagctttgtggtactctagctcacctcctatgcacacgaggtgttcgatggaatgtccgaggcacactacttaagctttctcctctccaagctcgacctccaagctccattttcctcaatatttgtctaggtttagtggtccttcacgtcccgtccccgtcttcaccgccgtcgatcgcccgtgccgatctcgtcgccggcactaccgtggtgagcctcttgttcttatcttctttctgaaaggaaaaaaaaattcttacttgtatgtttatatagatacttgtataattttcttacttttattattgcatcttatatagtgcgatggttttggtatccgccctggtcggtcctcgtcctgtctatgattcggatgtggtatatattatcttttcataactattgtttcatctattgtttatgacaattatgccgaccaacgtgacatagattttatttatctaggaggttgttgaaccggaaattccaaccgaccctattgtcgagaggttaaatttagttgaagaagaaaacaatttcttgaaggaaaaaattagaaaaattgaggaggagaagatgatattggagttgcatgttgcggatgtcatggatgatcacaagatcaagatggatgcaatgcacttgaatattagaaaaattagaaaatatgccattcataccgaggcttggtatcattatgccgttggatcagttgttacattggttgcgattatgatcgcatttgttttcgcattgaatttttttacatagttttaatgtatggtttaattaatttagatgctctgcagagctttatgttgttagatgagaactatgtatgtactttggttttaatgtgatgatgaacttctattaatttggtcacttaattatctattcatgatgttctgtaatgatttttgacacacttaattatatataatgcacgcagatgaaccggcaatgaatgtacggttcaagacacacctccgagtaccttaagggcgtgcatgaatttctcgaaatggctgaggcaaacaagcagaatggttttatttgttgtccatgccctatatgtgggaatacgaagtcttactctgaccggaaaatccttcacacccacctgctttacaagggtttcatgccacagtaTTATGTtttgacgaggcacggagaaataggggttatgatggaagacggcgaagaagaaaagtacgatgacaactatgtgccccctgaatacggtgatgctactgaagatcaagaggaaccagacgatgtgcacgatgatgctgcaacaggtgaagctgctgaagattaagaggaaccagacgatgtgcccgatgatgatgatctccgccgggtcattgtcgatgcaaggatgcaatgcgaaagtcaaaaggagaagctgaagtttgatcgcatgttagaggaccacaaaaaagggttgtaccccaattgcgaagatggcaacacaaagctcggtaccgtactggaattgctgcagtggaaggcagagaatgttgtgcctgacaaaggatttgagaagctattgaaaatattgaagaagaagcttccaaaggataacgaattgcccgacagtacatacgcagcaaagaaggtcgtatgccctctaggattggaggtgcagaagttacatgcatgccctaatgactgcatcctctaccgcggtgcgtacaaggatctgaacgcatgcctggtatgcagtgcattgcggtataagatcagacgagatgaccctggtgatgttgacggcgagccccccaggaagatggttcctgcgaaggtgatgtggtatgctcctataataccatggttgaaacgtctgttcagaaacaaagagcatgccaagttgatgcgatggtacAGTGAGGACCGTAggaaagacaggaagttgagagcaactgctgacgggtcacagtggagaaaaatcgagagaaagtattgggatgagtttgcaagtgacccaaggaacgtatggtttgctttaagtgcggatggcattaatcctttcgggaagcagagcagcaatcacagcacctggcccgtgactctatgtatgtataaccttcctccttggatgtgcatgaagcggaagttcattatgatgccagttctcatccaaggccctaagcaacccggcaacgacattgatgtgtacctaaggccattagttgaagaacttttacaactgtggagtggaaacggtgtacgtacgtgggatgagcataaacaggaggaatttcacctaaaggcgttgttgttcgtgaccatcaacgattggcccgctctcagtaacctttcaggacagacaaacaagggataccacgcatgcacgcactgtttacttgacaccaatagtatatacctgtgaagctgcaggaagaatgtgtacctgggccatcgtcgatttcttccgaccaaccatcaatgtcgaaagaaagtcaagcatttcaaaggcgaggcagatcaccggaggaagcccgccatgcgtaccggtgatcacgtacttgctatggtcaatgatttacacgtaatctttggaaagggtcccagcagactagctgttccgagtgacactgggggacacgcacccatgtggaagaagaaatctatattttgggacctaccctactggaaagacctagaggtccgctctttgatcgacgtgatgcatgtgacgaagaacctttgcgtgaacctgctaggcttcttgggcgtgtatgggaagacaaaaaatacagctgaggcacgggagggccTGCAACATTCGcatgaaaaagatggcatgcctccaaagcagtatgaaggtccttccagctatgctcttaccaaagaagagaaggaaatcttctttgaatgcctgcttagtatgaaggtcccgactggcttctcgtcgaatataaaaggaataataaatatgttagAGAAAAagattcagaacctaaagtctcatgactacca contains:
- the LOC119279994 gene encoding uncharacterized protein LOC119279994 — translated: MGGKTPMGYADGSHSKSGSQPVTASEPPKALLLTAAARMAEVAGLKRDLGRVEEELDLMKRQLEDNKVSFTLHLPLFFCRPSIRTGALMSQEPERAAMAAASGELPPAATREKKDPGFAESSPAVPAMAAEDGWSTLPGDLVRRIADSFLDDNDLDWYMDYRAVCTGWRAATDDPRFRSSRWIVLDEACQSQGNLLLLNTHTGRFLRKNLLQVGDYHVVATTLDGYFVLAEKTAPHAARVLNPLTGAVIRFAAPVPPDVGIADVISPHGSSLRLAVFSDSSRKAYSAAPHNNSFVRYNHNQPSDYDFYRKAVVGGVYASFSEASVVREMIICLGKLLPVNLAPVTEVFSLDLPGHGYGMRCFLVDLHGHICIVMKILNPQGVLALFAYQFDTETGILWRLKTTDRYAIFIGDHRCFSVDVDEFPGTEPDCVYYIQHLGSSAHISKCNIKDNKIERISEAADFVKQDNKFVLVADRPYTIIHLLASYTINNPDSQLALQQIP